One Halocalculus aciditolerans DNA segment encodes these proteins:
- a CDS encoding PfkB family carbohydrate kinase: MNTEPLDAAGLADRLAGGLDASVTALPDGSVDRRFGVEDADGTVESGEAFGTRIAEGTGKSFRVDHRTTDPGGQSVNAARQTHALGAPTTLFGHLDAAVFDTLAFETHSFGSPADVQVLEFSDTAVMLTEESSDIQRWSLGEALDRAPALADALSADAVVFGNWASLPDGSASVRALAGRVDGTLVVDPGDVTICDTEEVPEFLDALAAVDGETVLSVNENERAFLADGVAAADDAAGGTRKGARPDERADALAAIRERAGLDAAVEHGTDAAIAVTEDGVTAVENPRVERVERYVGGGDRFSGALAAALGAGWSSTDALALGNVCATHYVGSGQTGSADELRTHLREQT; the protein is encoded by the coding sequence ATGAACACGGAGCCACTGGACGCGGCGGGGCTCGCGGACCGACTCGCCGGCGGGCTCGACGCGTCGGTGACGGCGTTACCGGACGGGAGCGTCGACCGGCGGTTCGGCGTGGAGGACGCCGACGGAACGGTCGAATCCGGCGAGGCGTTCGGGACGCGTATCGCCGAGGGGACGGGGAAATCCTTCCGCGTCGACCACCGGACGACGGACCCGGGCGGCCAGTCGGTGAACGCGGCGCGACAGACGCACGCGCTCGGCGCGCCGACGACGCTGTTCGGCCACCTCGACGCGGCGGTGTTCGATACGCTCGCGTTCGAGACGCACTCCTTCGGGAGTCCGGCGGACGTGCAGGTGCTCGAGTTCTCGGACACGGCGGTGATGTTGACGGAGGAGTCGTCGGACATCCAGCGGTGGTCGCTCGGCGAGGCGCTCGACCGCGCGCCGGCGCTCGCGGACGCGCTGTCGGCGGACGCCGTCGTCTTCGGGAACTGGGCGTCGCTTCCGGACGGCTCCGCGTCGGTGCGCGCGCTCGCGGGCCGCGTCGACGGGACGCTCGTCGTCGACCCGGGCGACGTGACCATCTGCGACACCGAGGAAGTCCCGGAATTCCTCGACGCGCTCGCGGCGGTCGACGGGGAGACGGTGCTCTCGGTGAACGAGAACGAGCGCGCGTTCCTCGCCGACGGCGTCGCCGCGGCAGACGACGCGGCGGGCGGCACGCGGAAGGGAGCGCGGCCGGACGAACGAGCGGACGCGCTCGCGGCGATTCGGGAGCGCGCCGGGCTCGACGCGGCCGTGGAGCACGGGACGGACGCGGCAATCGCGGTGACGGAGGACGGCGTGACGGCGGTCGAGAATCCGCGGGTCGAGCGCGTCGAGCGGTACGTCGGCGGCGGCGACCGGTTCTCCGGCGCGCTCGCCGCGGCGCTCGGCGCGGGCTGGTCGTCGACGGACGCGCTCGCGCTCGGGAACGTCTGTGCGACCCACTACGTCGGCAGCGGTCAGACGGGGTCGGCGGACGAACTCCGCACGCACCTCCGCGAACAGACTTAA
- a CDS encoding DUF7563 family protein, whose protein sequence is MTPLDDSPATEMKRCQECGSRVSPHWRKVFGNNEDEVFGCPDCTTSSERRCGHTRAGSDSDTELGAVV, encoded by the coding sequence ATGACCCCCCTCGACGACTCCCCCGCGACCGAGATGAAGCGCTGTCAGGAATGCGGCTCCCGCGTCAGCCCGCACTGGCGGAAGGTCTTCGGCAACAACGAGGACGAGGTCTTCGGCTGCCCGGACTGCACGACCTCCTCCGAGCGCCGCTGCGGCCACACGCGCGCCGGCTCCGACTCCGACACCGAACTCGGAGCCGTCGTCTGA
- a CDS encoding enoyl-CoA hydratase/isomerase family protein has protein sequence MRITDEDGVRWVTFDRPDVKNAMTTDVARDLADAVDGVDVESHDAVVLTGEGDAFCAGGDVQWMAERDERTREGYERVLDTFGRIVEAALSSSVPIVARVNGDAVGAGLALAAVADFAYATADARFSCAFVRVGLIPDTGGTHLLPRLVGLRAAKRLAFTGEFVSADEAATLGLVNDAVPADELDETVEAILSTLAARPTRTIGLTKEAIHGNLARGWRDANEREAALQTQAMDTPEHDEGVAAFLEKRDPDYPS, from the coding sequence ATGCGAATCACCGACGAGGACGGCGTGCGGTGGGTGACGTTCGACCGACCCGACGTGAAGAACGCGATGACGACCGACGTGGCGCGCGACCTCGCGGACGCCGTCGACGGCGTCGACGTCGAATCACACGACGCCGTCGTCCTCACGGGCGAGGGCGACGCGTTCTGCGCGGGCGGCGACGTCCAGTGGATGGCGGAGCGCGACGAGCGGACGCGCGAGGGCTACGAGCGCGTGCTCGACACCTTCGGCCGCATCGTCGAAGCCGCGTTATCCTCTTCTGTTCCGATTGTCGCGCGGGTGAACGGCGACGCGGTCGGTGCGGGGCTCGCGCTCGCCGCGGTCGCTGACTTCGCGTACGCGACCGCCGACGCCCGGTTCTCCTGTGCGTTCGTCCGCGTCGGCCTCATCCCCGACACCGGCGGCACGCACCTCCTCCCGCGGCTCGTCGGCCTCCGCGCGGCGAAACGCCTCGCGTTCACTGGCGAGTTCGTCTCCGCCGACGAGGCGGCGACCCTCGGCCTCGTCAACGACGCCGTCCCTGCCGACGAACTCGACGAGACCGTCGAAGCCATCCTCTCGACGCTCGCCGCGCGCCCCACGCGCACTATCGGCCTAACAAAAGAAGCCATCCACGGGAACCTCGCGCGCGGCTGGCGGGACGCGAACGAGCGCGAAGCCGCCCTCCAGACGCAGGCGATGGACACCCCCGAGCACGACGAGGGCGTCGCCGCCTTCCTCGAAAAACGCGACCCCGACTACCCCTCCTAA
- a CDS encoding acyl-CoA thioesterase — protein sequence MPSLEDTFIANRERVQPNHANNHGSCHGGNVMKWMDETGAMSAMRLAGRTCVTAGIERMDFKRPVPVGDIASYAYRTGRTSVGVRIRVFAENPRTGKRELTTESYFTFVAVDEDGSPMEVPELRVESDRERRLRSDAKAEAGGDADAGGE from the coding sequence ATGCCGTCACTGGAAGACACGTTCATCGCGAACCGGGAGCGAGTGCAGCCGAATCACGCGAACAACCACGGGAGCTGTCACGGCGGGAACGTGATGAAGTGGATGGACGAGACGGGGGCGATGTCGGCGATGCGGCTCGCCGGCCGGACGTGCGTGACGGCGGGCATCGAGCGGATGGACTTCAAGCGCCCCGTCCCCGTCGGCGACATCGCGTCGTACGCGTATCGGACCGGGCGGACGAGCGTCGGCGTCCGCATCCGCGTGTTCGCGGAGAACCCGCGGACGGGGAAGCGCGAGCTGACGACGGAGTCCTACTTCACGTTCGTCGCCGTCGACGAGGACGGGTCGCCGATGGAAGTCCCGGAGCTCCGAGTCGAGTCCGACCGGGAGCGCCGCCTGCGAAGCGACGCCAAGGCGGAGGCGGGCGGGGATGCGGACGCGGGGGGCGAGTGA
- a CDS encoding metal-dependent hydrolase, producing the protein MYRTGHYGVSLLVYAPVLGVLLLLDRRAFAAAGLIGMLALARVPDYDQSIPFVRHRGPTHTFAFAWLVGVLLALAGAAVAPNTTLDRVALGGFGLLVGVLGITAHLAGDILTPAGIEPLWPFSRRNYSLHVATADNPIANYGLLAAGIAATVGVALSTAA; encoded by the coding sequence ATGTATCGGACGGGCCACTACGGCGTCTCGCTCCTCGTCTACGCGCCCGTCTTGGGCGTCCTCCTCCTCCTCGACCGGCGAGCGTTCGCCGCCGCCGGCCTCATCGGCATGCTCGCGCTCGCCCGCGTCCCCGACTACGACCAGTCGATTCCCTTCGTCCGCCACCGCGGCCCGACGCACACCTTCGCGTTCGCGTGGCTCGTCGGCGTCCTCCTCGCCCTCGCCGGCGCTGCCGTCGCCCCAAACACCACCCTCGACCGCGTCGCCCTCGGCGGCTTCGGCCTCCTCGTCGGCGTCCTCGGCATCACCGCCCACCTCGCCGGCGACATCCTCACCCCCGCCGGCATCGAACCCCTCTGGCCCTTCTCCCGCCGCAACTATTCCCTCCACGTCGCCACCGCCGACAACCCCATCGCCAACTACGGCCTCCTCGCCGCCGGCATCGCCGCCACCGTCGGCGTCGCCCTCTCCACCGCCGCTTAA
- a CDS encoding HAD hydrolase family protein, producing MGGSVPPLAVDIDGTLSRADSSIDGRVLDVLREWDAPVVVATGKALPYPVALCQYIGVPPRVVAENGGVGLAEDEITYHGDREAAQRVVDEYVEAGYGTGWGRVDLVNKWRETEVAVAREQPLGPLEELAARHGLHVVDTGFAYHVKSPGMNKGRALRDVAAALDYGLSAFVAVGDSQNDVEMLAEVGTGYAVGNADEAAKAAADAVLDAEYADGFLAAVERILDEA from the coding sequence ATGGGCGGGTCGGTGCCGCCGCTCGCCGTGGACATCGACGGGACGCTGAGCCGCGCGGACAGCTCCATCGACGGTCGCGTGCTCGACGTGCTCCGAGAGTGGGACGCGCCGGTCGTGGTGGCGACGGGGAAGGCGCTCCCGTATCCGGTGGCGCTCTGTCAGTACATCGGCGTGCCGCCGCGCGTCGTCGCGGAGAACGGCGGCGTCGGCCTCGCCGAGGACGAGATCACCTATCACGGCGACCGGGAGGCCGCCCAGCGCGTCGTCGACGAGTACGTCGAGGCGGGCTACGGGACGGGTTGGGGGCGCGTCGACCTCGTGAACAAGTGGCGGGAGACGGAGGTCGCGGTGGCGCGAGAGCAGCCGCTCGGTCCGCTAGAAGAGCTCGCGGCGCGCCACGGCCTCCACGTGGTCGACACGGGCTTCGCCTACCACGTGAAGTCGCCGGGGATGAACAAGGGCCGCGCGCTCCGAGACGTCGCGGCGGCGCTCGATTACGGGCTCTCGGCGTTCGTCGCGGTCGGCGACTCGCAGAACGACGTCGAGATGCTCGCGGAGGTGGGGACGGGGTACGCGGTCGGGAACGCCGACGAGGCGGCGAAGGCCGCGGCGGACGCCGTCCTCGACGCCGAGTACGCCGACGGCTTCCTCGCGGCGGTCGAGCGCATCCTCGACGAGGCGTAG
- a CDS encoding Hsp20/alpha crystallin family protein — protein MVNRSFDEMDRLFDRMDRMMMDVRERFDATANAPAVDARPGAMDADASRLHATWHAEADEHVLVLDVPGFEKSDFDVRVDDGTLAVTAEREVDDPAAGAWSTRRVHERLTLPSDATGDGVTATYRNGVLELRFPRSDSTGTRIDVE, from the coding sequence ATGGTGAACCGTTCGTTCGACGAGATGGACCGCCTGTTCGACCGCATGGACCGCATGATGATGGACGTCCGCGAGCGCTTCGACGCGACCGCGAACGCGCCCGCCGTCGACGCGCGACCCGGAGCGATGGACGCCGACGCGAGCCGCCTGCACGCGACCTGGCACGCGGAGGCGGACGAACACGTCCTCGTGCTCGACGTCCCCGGCTTCGAGAAGTCGGACTTCGACGTCCGCGTGGACGACGGGACGCTCGCGGTCACCGCCGAGCGCGAAGTCGACGACCCCGCCGCGGGCGCGTGGAGCACGCGCCGCGTCCACGAACGCCTCACCCTCCCGAGCGACGCGACCGGCGACGGCGTCACCGCCACCTACCGCAACGGCGTGCTCGAACTCCGCTTCCCCCGCAGCGACTCCACCGGCACGCGAATCGACGTCGAATAA
- a CDS encoding DUF5789 family protein, with translation MAAPPPTSDDDDDPAALAFGIAAVETHIEGADIEWPATSEEIVAATGDPDIPYNPHGSTVRLGEILDQTRQSTFDSRRDLLNALHPRFEEYRRSRSGGILGQLRSLLPF, from the coding sequence ATGGCTGCTCCACCGCCGACATCTGACGACGACGACGACCCGGCGGCGCTCGCGTTCGGCATCGCCGCCGTGGAGACGCACATCGAGGGCGCGGACATCGAGTGGCCGGCGACGAGCGAGGAAATCGTCGCCGCGACCGGCGACCCCGACATCCCCTACAACCCCCACGGCAGCACCGTTCGCCTCGGCGAGATACTCGATCAGACCCGCCAGTCCACGTTCGACTCGCGCCGCGACCTCCTCAACGCCCTCCACCCCCGCTTCGAGGAGTACCGCCGCTCGCGCTCCGGCGGCATCCTCGGTCAACTCCGCTCTCTCCTCCCCTTCTGA
- a CDS encoding M24 family metallopeptidase: MTDSAFDARRRACRDRLGDDEAVVCFPSPNLTYLTGFAEEPGERHFFLVLTPEATTLLVPALYGDQVRAEVGVADVRTWADGDDPVAAVRAIADDLDLHERTIFVDPTMWARFTQDLREAVDDAEWALADAVLGPLRVRKDDAELAAMRRAGEVADAVVDDLRALGSDAIGMTEDELAEWIGQRLDANGGSGTSFATIVGSGPNGARPHHHHSDREIRAGDPVVLDFGTRVDGYPSDQTRTLVFDGTPPAEYREAHEVVREAQQAAVDAAEPGVTCAAVDAAARDVIADAGYGDEFIHRTGHGVGLEVHEEPYIVAGNDRELAEGMVFSVEPGVYVEGEWGVRIEDLVVVTEDGCERLNHTERDWRV; this comes from the coding sequence ATGACCGATTCCGCGTTCGACGCGCGCCGCCGCGCCTGCCGGGACCGCCTCGGCGACGACGAGGCCGTCGTGTGCTTCCCGAGTCCGAACCTCACCTACCTCACCGGCTTCGCGGAGGAGCCGGGCGAGCGGCACTTCTTCCTCGTTCTCACCCCGGAGGCGACGACGCTGCTCGTGCCGGCGCTCTACGGCGACCAGGTCCGCGCCGAGGTCGGCGTCGCGGACGTGCGGACGTGGGCGGACGGCGACGACCCCGTCGCGGCGGTGCGCGCTATCGCGGACGACCTCGACCTCCACGAGCGAACGATATTCGTCGACCCGACGATGTGGGCGCGGTTCACGCAGGACCTCCGCGAGGCCGTCGACGACGCCGAGTGGGCGCTCGCCGACGCGGTGCTCGGCCCGCTCCGCGTGCGGAAGGACGACGCCGAACTCGCGGCGATGCGGCGCGCGGGCGAGGTCGCGGACGCCGTCGTCGACGACCTCCGCGCGCTCGGGAGCGACGCGATAGGGATGACGGAGGACGAACTCGCCGAGTGGATCGGCCAGCGCCTCGACGCGAACGGCGGGAGCGGCACGTCGTTCGCCACTATCGTGGGAAGCGGGCCGAACGGCGCGCGCCCGCACCATCACCACAGCGACCGCGAGATCCGCGCGGGCGACCCCGTCGTCCTCGACTTCGGCACGAGAGTGGACGGCTACCCGAGCGACCAGACGCGCACCCTCGTCTTCGACGGCACGCCGCCGGCGGAATACCGGGAGGCCCACGAAGTCGTCCGGGAGGCCCAGCAGGCCGCCGTGGACGCCGCCGAACCCGGCGTGACGTGTGCGGCCGTAGACGCCGCGGCGCGCGACGTCATCGCGGACGCGGGCTACGGCGACGAATTCATCCATCGCACGGGCCACGGCGTCGGCCTCGAAGTCCACGAGGAACCCTACATCGTCGCGGGCAACGACCGCGAACTAGCGGAAGGAATGGTGTTCTCCGTCGAGCCCGGCGTCTACGTCGAGGGCGAGTGGGGCGTCCGCATCGAGGACCTCGTCGTCGTCACCGAGGACGGCTGCGAGCGCCTCAACCACACGGAGCGCGACTGGCGAGTCTGA
- a CDS encoding DUF7504 family protein — translation MNGDVAGGSVGQTASADRQVDAPRSLLVVGDVPSGHGPACQALAERTETGHRVRGATTSGACADTDAWYADTGSGVFDDLSLSELGMALSDAVTNLDTNDRDGLHVCIDGLPDPAESADDELTLFRFVHAVTNRVQAADGSVHVHLPVDRDAALVATFEPLFDAVVELRERDDTLQARSSAWRSGAGRWVPASSL, via the coding sequence GTGAACGGAGACGTCGCGGGCGGTTCGGTCGGCCAGACGGCTAGCGCCGACCGCCAGGTCGACGCTCCACGATCCCTTCTCGTCGTCGGCGACGTCCCGAGCGGTCACGGCCCCGCCTGTCAGGCACTCGCCGAACGCACCGAGACCGGCCACCGCGTCCGCGGCGCGACCACCAGCGGGGCCTGCGCGGACACCGACGCCTGGTACGCCGACACCGGCAGCGGCGTGTTCGACGACCTCTCCCTCTCCGAACTCGGCATGGCGCTCTCCGACGCCGTCACCAACCTCGACACGAACGACCGCGACGGCCTCCACGTCTGCATCGACGGCCTCCCCGACCCCGCGGAGAGCGCTGACGACGAACTCACGCTCTTCCGCTTCGTCCACGCCGTCACGAACCGCGTCCAAGCCGCCGACGGCAGCGTCCACGTCCACCTCCCCGTCGACCGCGACGCCGCGCTCGTCGCCACCTTCGAACCCCTCTTCGACGCCGTCGTCGAACTCCGCGAACGCGACGACACCCTCCAGGCTCGCTCCTCCGCGTGGCGGTCCGGCGCGGGCCGGTGGGTCCCCGCCTCCTCCCTGTAA
- a CDS encoding MgtC/SapB family protein yields the protein MLGDVPLSGSVDQVTVLAVAAGLGLFVGLEREWAGKTAGARTFPIVGLLGALAVTVHTDVLLPLTAALVLLQAVGLTVRSYLDDETLGATTSASIVVVYVAGVLIGTGHAFHAVAAVVVTTLLLTLKRELDGFVDRLDNDEIKSTAQLALLGLVVYPVLPDTTVVYGVDPREAWLFVLAVGAIGYVNYILLATYDGRGVAVSGFVGGLVSSTAVVGSVAPRVGAGRYGVRAATGVVLIANAAMVARNLVIAASLAPSLAVRLGAPLVAMTAAALAIAWFLTDWDAGFDVSFETPFDPRNVAKFGGLFVLVLGVSGFVRETFGAAGFVATSILSGTVSSASATTAAVTLFEGGSIDATTAVVAVVGAMAASVAVKVGMAASIDRDLVLPVAAASLALVLAGGVGAVVGTVL from the coding sequence ATGCTCGGCGACGTCCCGCTCTCCGGCTCCGTCGACCAGGTCACGGTCCTCGCGGTAGCCGCCGGTCTCGGCCTCTTCGTCGGCCTCGAACGCGAGTGGGCCGGGAAGACCGCGGGCGCGCGCACCTTCCCCATCGTCGGCCTCCTCGGCGCGCTCGCCGTCACCGTGCACACCGACGTCCTCCTCCCGCTCACCGCCGCGCTCGTCCTCCTACAGGCGGTCGGCCTCACCGTCCGCTCCTACCTCGACGACGAGACGCTCGGCGCGACCACTTCCGCGTCCATCGTCGTCGTCTACGTCGCCGGCGTCCTCATCGGCACCGGCCACGCGTTTCACGCCGTCGCCGCCGTCGTCGTCACCACCCTCCTCCTCACGCTCAAGCGCGAGCTCGACGGCTTCGTCGACCGCCTCGACAACGACGAGATTAAATCGACCGCCCAGCTCGCGCTGCTCGGCCTCGTCGTCTACCCCGTCCTCCCCGACACCACCGTCGTCTACGGCGTCGACCCCCGCGAGGCGTGGCTGTTCGTCCTCGCCGTCGGCGCAATCGGCTACGTGAACTACATCCTGCTCGCGACCTACGACGGCCGCGGCGTCGCCGTCTCCGGCTTCGTCGGCGGCCTCGTCTCCTCGACCGCCGTCGTCGGGAGCGTCGCGCCCCGCGTCGGCGCTGGCCGGTACGGCGTCCGCGCCGCCACCGGCGTCGTCCTCATCGCGAACGCCGCGATGGTCGCGCGGAACCTCGTCATCGCCGCGAGCCTCGCCCCCTCGCTCGCCGTCCGCCTCGGCGCGCCGCTCGTCGCGATGACCGCCGCCGCGCTCGCTATCGCCTGGTTCCTCACCGACTGGGACGCCGGCTTCGACGTCTCCTTCGAGACGCCGTTCGACCCGCGGAACGTCGCGAAGTTCGGCGGCCTCTTCGTTCTCGTCCTCGGCGTCTCCGGCTTCGTGAGAGAGACGTTCGGCGCGGCCGGCTTCGTCGCAACCAGCATCCTCTCGGGAACCGTCTCCAGCGCTTCCGCCACCACGGCCGCGGTCACGCTCTTCGAGGGCGGGAGCATCGACGCGACCACCGCCGTCGTCGCCGTCGTCGGCGCGATGGCCGCCAGCGTCGCCGTCAAAGTCGGGATGGCCGCCAGCATCGACCGCGACCTCGTCCTCCCCGTCGCCGCCGCCAGCCTCGCGCTCGTCCTCGCCGGCGGCGTCGGCGCGGTCGTCGGCACCGTCCTCTAA
- the hutH gene encoding histidine ammonia-lyase — MSAEVVLDGDSLTPEDVVAVARQNASVEVADDARAAVRDSRERVEDIVESGQAVYGLNTGFGQLVNTRIEREEMRELQANLVRSHASGAGRELDIEEVRAMLVGRLNALVKGYSGVRESVVDALCALLNEGVTPVVRSRGSLGASGDLAPLAHLALVLIGEGEADVETGGETERLPGGDALAAVGLEPLDLAPKEGLALINGTPLSAGIASFVVVDGERAARAADAAGALTTEVTMSTTANCDPAIHDARPHAGQSTVAETVRALTAESEVVESHRNCDRVQDAYSIRCLPQVHGAVRDALQHLREAVEVELNSATDNPLVFDAADVDERAVGTSAGAVLSGGNFHGEPLALRLDYATSALCELAAISERRTDRLLNPNVQEHHLPAFLAAEPGRHSGFMIPQYTAAALLNEIRSLGRPSMDNTPVSGGQEDHVSMSLQSAYHARTAVENTHTVLGVELLCGAQAVEYLPGDLALGRGTEAVYDTLRAVVETLDADRALSPDMDAAADIVARGVLDDAIDDAVDGFK, encoded by the coding sequence ATGAGCGCTGAGGTCGTGCTCGACGGCGACTCACTGACGCCCGAGGACGTCGTCGCCGTCGCCCGCCAGAACGCATCGGTCGAAGTCGCCGACGACGCCCGCGCGGCCGTTCGCGACTCCCGCGAGCGCGTCGAGGACATCGTGGAGAGCGGACAGGCCGTCTACGGCCTCAACACCGGGTTCGGCCAGCTCGTGAACACGCGCATCGAGAGAGAGGAGATGCGGGAGCTCCAGGCGAACCTCGTGCGCTCGCACGCCTCGGGCGCGGGCCGCGAACTCGACATCGAGGAGGTCCGCGCGATGCTCGTCGGCCGGCTGAACGCGCTCGTGAAGGGGTATTCGGGCGTCCGCGAGTCCGTCGTGGACGCGCTTTGTGCGCTCCTGAACGAGGGCGTGACGCCGGTCGTGCGCTCGCGGGGGAGCCTCGGAGCGTCCGGCGACCTCGCGCCGCTCGCACACCTCGCGCTCGTCCTCATCGGCGAAGGCGAGGCGGACGTCGAGACGGGCGGTGAGACGGAGCGCCTGCCCGGCGGGGACGCGCTCGCCGCGGTCGGCCTCGAACCGCTGGACCTCGCGCCGAAGGAGGGCCTCGCGCTCATCAACGGCACGCCGCTCTCGGCGGGTATCGCGTCGTTCGTCGTCGTGGACGGCGAGCGGGCGGCGCGCGCGGCGGACGCCGCCGGGGCGCTCACGACCGAAGTGACGATGTCGACGACGGCGAACTGCGACCCCGCCATCCACGACGCGCGGCCGCACGCCGGCCAGTCGACGGTCGCCGAGACCGTCCGGGCGCTCACGGCGGAGTCGGAGGTCGTCGAGTCCCATCGGAACTGCGACCGCGTGCAGGACGCCTACTCGATTCGGTGCCTGCCGCAGGTCCACGGCGCGGTCCGCGACGCCCTCCAACACCTCCGCGAGGCCGTGGAAGTCGAACTCAACAGCGCGACGGACAACCCGCTCGTGTTCGACGCCGCCGACGTCGACGAGCGCGCGGTCGGCACGAGCGCGGGCGCGGTGCTCTCCGGCGGGAACTTCCACGGCGAACCGCTCGCGCTCCGCCTCGACTACGCCACGTCGGCGCTCTGTGAACTCGCCGCTATCTCGGAGCGCCGCACGGACCGCCTCCTCAACCCGAACGTCCAGGAACACCACCTGCCGGCGTTCCTCGCGGCGGAGCCGGGGCGGCACTCGGGCTTCATGATTCCGCAGTACACGGCGGCGGCGCTCCTGAACGAGATTCGGAGCCTCGGCCGCCCGTCGATGGACAACACGCCCGTGAGCGGCGGGCAGGAAGACCACGTGAGCATGAGCCTCCAGTCCGCGTACCACGCGCGGACCGCCGTGGAGAACACCCACACCGTCCTCGGCGTGGAACTCCTCTGCGGCGCGCAGGCGGTCGAATACCTCCCCGGCGACCTCGCGCTCGGCCGCGGCACGGAGGCCGTCTACGACACCCTGCGCGCGGTCGTCGAGACGCTGGACGCGGACCGCGCGCTCTCCCCCGACATGGACGCCGCCGCCGACATCGTCGCGCGCGGCGTGCTCGACGACGCCATCGACGACGCGGTCGACGGCTTCAAATAA
- a CDS encoding ribonuclease H-like domain-containing protein: MRVENSFIGVDGVGERTERKLWEQGVTHWDDFDADLLGSKTGAAVADYIDEGTTRLDAGDARFFADSLPDSEHWRLYENFRTSTAFFDIETTGLDAASSVVTTVSVTVDGETTTLVRGQDLTGENLRALFDDAALLVSFNGKRFDVPFLEHHFDVALADRPHVDLMYLAKRVGLSGGLKAIEPELGIHRDDDVDGREAVRLWRQYENHGDDAALDRLVAYNRDDTEHLETILDEVAGRVRAETFDPYL; the protein is encoded by the coding sequence ATGCGGGTCGAGAACTCCTTCATCGGGGTGGACGGCGTCGGTGAACGCACGGAGCGGAAGCTCTGGGAGCAGGGCGTCACGCACTGGGACGATTTCGACGCGGACCTCCTCGGTTCGAAGACGGGCGCGGCGGTCGCCGACTACATCGACGAGGGCACGACGCGTCTCGACGCGGGCGACGCGCGGTTCTTCGCGGACAGCCTCCCGGACAGCGAACACTGGCGGCTCTACGAGAATTTTCGTACTAGCACGGCGTTCTTCGACATCGAGACGACGGGGCTGGACGCGGCGTCGAGCGTCGTCACGACGGTCTCCGTGACGGTTGACGGGGAGACGACGACGCTCGTCCGCGGCCAGGACCTCACCGGGGAGAACCTCCGCGCGCTCTTTGATGACGCCGCGCTCCTCGTCTCCTTCAACGGGAAGCGCTTCGACGTGCCGTTCCTCGAACACCACTTCGACGTCGCGCTCGCCGACCGCCCGCACGTCGACTTGATGTACCTCGCGAAGCGCGTCGGGCTCTCCGGCGGGCTGAAGGCCATCGAGCCGGAGCTCGGCATCCACCGCGACGACGACGTCGACGGCCGCGAAGCCGTCCGGCTCTGGCGGCAGTACGAGAATCACGGGGACGACGCCGCGCTCGACCGCCTCGTCGCCTACAACCGCGACGACACCGAGCACCTCGAAACGATACTGGACGAGGTCGCGGGTCGCGTGCGCGCCGAGACGTTCGACCCCTACCTCTGA